Proteins encoded by one window of Lathyrus oleraceus cultivar Zhongwan6 chromosome 1, CAAS_Psat_ZW6_1.0, whole genome shotgun sequence:
- the LOC127115812 gene encoding dehydrin DHN1-like, with translation MSQYQNQYGTQTRKTDEYGNPVNQVDQHGNPISSGGLTGEAGRQHFGTTGAAGHGHGHGQQHHGVDQTTGYGTHTGGVGGYGTNPEYGSTNVGSGYGTGTGYGGTGTTEYVREEHYVQHGDKKGVMDKIKEKIPGTEQSRTNIGGTGYGTGTGTGYGTTGYGASGGGIGNTRQEYVREEHHVHHGDRQHGASGGGGLGSEEYVREERRVNHGDLKHGAIGGGIGSTGQEYVREEHHGDQKHRAMGGGIGNTGQQYVREERHGDQRHGASGGGIGNTTQEYVREERRGIGSTGEEEYVREEHRVKHGEKKGIMEKIKEKLPGSGH, from the coding sequence ATGTctcaatatcaaaatcaatacGGTACTCAAACACGTAAGACCGATGAATATGGAAACCCAGTGAACCAAGTTGATCAACATGGCAACCCTATTAGTAGTGGCGGGTTAACCGGTGAAGCCGGTAGACAACATTTTGGAACTACCGGTGCTGCCGGTCATGGTCATGGTCATGGTCAACAACATCATGGAGTTGATCAAACCACAGGGTATGGAACCCACACAGGTGGTGTGGGTGGTTATGGAACCAATCCCGAGTATGGAAGCACCAACGTTGGAAGTGGTTATGGAACAGGAACGGGGTATGGTGGAACAGGAACCACTGAGTATGTGAGAGAGGAGCATTATGTGCAACATGGAGATAAGAAAGGGGTTATGGATAAGATTAAGGAGAAGATTCCTGGTACTGAACAATCAAGAACCAATATTGGTGGTACAGGGTATGGAACAGGAACAGGAACCGGGTATGGAACAACTGGCTATGGAGCTAGTGGTGGTGGCATCGGAAACACTCGTCAAGAGTACGTGAGAGAGGAGCATCATGTTCATCATGGAGATAGGCAACATGGTGCTAGTGGTGGTGGTGGCCTTGGAAGTGAAGAGTATGTGAGAGAGGAGCGTCGTGTTAATCATGGAGACCTGAAACATGGAGCTATTGGTGGTGGCATTGGAAGCACTGGTCAGGAATATGTGAGAGAGGAGCATCATGGAGATCAGAAACATCGAGCTATGGGTGGTGGCATTGGAAATACTGGTCAACAGTATGTGAGAGAGGAGCGTCATGGAGATCAGAGACATGGAGCTAGTGGTGGTGGCATTGGAAACACTACTCAAGAGTATGTGAGAGAGGAGCGTCGTGGCATTGGAAGCACTGGTGAAGAAGAGTATGTGAGAGAGGAGCATCGTGTTAAACATGGAGAGAAGAAGGGGATTATGGAAAAGATTAAGGAGAAGCTTCCTGGCTCTGGACACTAG